The following are from one region of the Muntiacus reevesi chromosome 3, mMunRee1.1, whole genome shotgun sequence genome:
- the LOC136164109 gene encoding small cysteine and glycine repeat-containing protein 9-like, translating to MGCCGCGSCGGCGGGCSGGCGGGCGSCTSCRCYRVGCCTSCCPCCYGCCGGCCSVPVVCCHRRTCSCNSCGCGGGKGCCQQKSCCQQKCCCHKQCCH from the coding sequence ATGGGCTGCTGTGGTTGTGGAAGTTGTGGTGGTTGCGGCGGGGGCTGCAGCGGGGGCTGCGGCGGGGGCTGCGGGAGCTGCACCAGCTGCAGATGCTACCGGGTGGGCTGCTGCACCAGCTGCTGCCCCTGTTGCTACGGCTGCTGCGGGGGCTGCTGCAGCGTCCCCGTGGTCTGCTGCCACCGCCGCACCTGCAGCTGCAACTCGTGTGGCTGCGGCGGTGGGAAGGGCTGTTGCCAGCAGAAGAGCTGCTGCCAGCAGAAGTGCTGCTGCCACAAGCAGTGCTGCCACTAG